The Deinococcus aestuarii nucleotide sequence GCCCCGGGCGGTCGGTGACGTGGCGCACAAGATCACGACTGGCGCCCAGCGTCTCCAGCACGATGTCCACCATCTCCAGGTTGGTCATCTCGCGGCCCGTGCCGACGTTGTAGACCTCGCCGATTTCGCCGTGGAGCAGGACCGTCTCGATCCCGGTGCAGTGGTCGTACACGTGAGCGTAGTCGCGCATCTGCCGCCCGTCGCCGTAGACGGGCAGCGGCTCGCCGAGGATGGCGTTCGTGCTGAACAGCGGCACCGCCTTCTCCGGGTACTGGTACGGCCCCACGTTGTTCGCGCCGCGCGTGATCGTCACGGGCAGGCCGTAGGTAATGTGGTACGCCTGCACGAGCTGATCTGCCGCCGCCTTGCTCGCCGCGTAGGGGCTGCGAGGGGCGAGGGGATCGGTCTCGACGCTCTGGTGGCCGTCGGGGATGTGGCCGTACACCTCGTCGGTGCTGATGTGGTGCAGCCGGAGACCCAGCTCGCGGGCCACCTCCAGCAGGACGTGGGTGCCGCGCACGTTCGTGTCTGTGAAGACGAGCGGCCCCAGAATGCTCTGATCCACATGCGTCTCGGCGGCGAAATTGACGATCAGGTCGGTGGCGTTCTCCCGGCAGGCGGCGCGCACGCTGCCCAGGTCTGCGATGTCGCCCACCACCAGCGAGAGGTTCGGGTGGTCCCACAGGTCATGCAGGTTTTCCTTCCGGCCCGCGTAGGTTAGCTTGTCGTACACGACGACGCGGCTTTCCGGATGCTGGCCCAGCCAGTAACGCACGAAGTTGCTGCCAATAAAACCGCAGCCTCCCGTCACGAGCAGGTTCTTCACAACTTCTCCTTTGTCTTCTGCTGGTCCCAGTGGTAGCTGTGCATACTCAGCTTTTTCTTGATGGACAGAGAAAGCATCCGGTGACGCTTACCCACCTGGAAGCCTGTGAACTTGGCTGCGGCTTCGGCAACCACCCGCGGTAGCAGCTCAACCCGCCCATGTCTCAGGACGTACCGAACCTGCTCATATACAAATCGGAGTCCTTCACCACTCACTCTAGCTCCCGCCAGCTC carries:
- the rfbB gene encoding dTDP-glucose 4,6-dehydratase; its protein translation is MKNLLVTGGCGFIGSNFVRYWLGQHPESRVVVYDKLTYAGRKENLHDLWDHPNLSLVVGDIADLGSVRAACRENATDLIVNFAAETHVDQSILGPLVFTDTNVRGTHVLLEVARELGLRLHHISTDEVYGHIPDGHQSVETDPLAPRSPYAASKAAADQLVQAYHITYGLPVTITRGANNVGPYQYPEKAVPLFSTNAILGEPLPVYGDGRQMRDYAHVYDHCTGIETVLLHGEIGEVYNVGTGREMTNLEMVDIVLETLGASRDLVRHVTDRPGHDRRYSMNVDRLRALGWAPRYDPRQAVAEAARWYAQNRPWWEKVRSGEFREYYDRQYAERLAGNTGR